A DNA window from Clavibacter sepedonicus contains the following coding sequences:
- the mtrB gene encoding MtrAB system histidine kinase MtrB encodes MRPLPVWLVDWRSWPRRLVRIWSVSLQFRTVLITVALSGVTVLLIGVLMTQSISSDLFRQRLDTVLQQSNSATSRMQEQFTSSDASDQTELEQLRTQVFDELRGSAINLSDFAFRRTPGTEARNVLQNASTADYVDSLLSADLRRAVGEGTGTQQWQSVAIPVGDQGSTSPGIVVGSSIDIPSAGRYELYLVYDLGDIQQTLDFVAGTILLAFLFLIVLIGAIAWLVVRLVVAPIRVAADTSQKLAAGQLEERLPVKGEDVIATLARSFNGMADSLQSQITQLADLSQLQQRFVSDVSHELRTPLTTIRLAGGVLYDLREDFSPPAARSAELLHTQVERFETLLADLLEISRFDAGAVDLVTEPTNLVRLVEDSIEEFEGLAAQKGSELRLVAPGGYFDAEMDARRVRRIVTNLVGNAVDHGEGRPIVITVDSDRDAVALAVRDYGVGMTHEEMGHVFDRFWRADPSRQRTTGGTGLGLAISLEDTNLHHGWLQLWSRPGEGSCFRLTLPRRPDVPLEGSPVALPPDDPADDRADEEDARVPST; translated from the coding sequence ATGCGCCCCCTGCCCGTGTGGCTCGTCGACTGGAGGTCGTGGCCGCGCCGCCTCGTCCGGATCTGGTCGGTCTCCCTCCAGTTCCGCACCGTCCTCATCACGGTCGCGCTCTCGGGCGTCACCGTGCTCCTCATCGGCGTGCTCATGACGCAGAGCATCTCGAGCGACCTCTTCCGCCAGCGGCTCGACACCGTCCTGCAGCAGTCGAACAGCGCCACCAGCCGGATGCAGGAGCAGTTCACCTCGTCCGACGCCAGCGACCAGACCGAGCTCGAGCAGCTGCGGACGCAGGTCTTCGACGAGCTCCGCGGCAGCGCCATCAACCTCTCCGACTTCGCCTTCCGCCGCACGCCCGGCACGGAGGCGCGGAACGTGCTGCAGAACGCGTCCACGGCCGACTACGTCGACAGCCTCCTGAGCGCCGACCTCCGCCGCGCGGTCGGTGAGGGCACGGGCACCCAGCAGTGGCAGTCGGTGGCGATCCCGGTGGGGGACCAGGGCTCCACCAGCCCCGGCATCGTCGTGGGCTCGAGCATCGACATCCCGTCGGCCGGCCGCTACGAGCTGTACCTCGTCTACGACCTCGGCGACATCCAGCAGACCCTGGACTTCGTGGCCGGCACGATCCTCCTCGCGTTCCTCTTCCTCATCGTGCTCATCGGGGCGATCGCGTGGCTCGTGGTGCGGCTCGTCGTCGCGCCCATCCGCGTCGCCGCCGACACGAGCCAGAAGCTCGCGGCCGGCCAGCTCGAGGAGCGCCTGCCGGTCAAGGGCGAGGACGTGATCGCGACGCTCGCCCGTTCGTTCAACGGCATGGCCGACTCGCTGCAGTCGCAGATCACTCAGCTCGCCGACCTCTCGCAGCTGCAGCAGCGCTTCGTCTCGGACGTCTCGCACGAGCTGCGCACGCCGCTCACCACGATCCGGCTCGCCGGGGGCGTGCTCTACGACCTCCGCGAGGACTTCAGCCCGCCGGCCGCCCGCAGCGCCGAGCTGCTGCACACGCAGGTGGAGCGGTTCGAGACGCTGCTCGCCGACCTGCTGGAGATCAGCCGCTTCGACGCGGGCGCCGTCGACCTCGTGACCGAGCCGACCAACCTGGTGCGGCTCGTCGAGGACTCCATCGAGGAGTTCGAGGGGCTCGCCGCGCAGAAGGGCTCGGAGCTCCGGCTGGTCGCCCCCGGCGGCTACTTCGACGCGGAGATGGACGCCCGCCGGGTGCGCCGCATCGTCACCAACCTCGTCGGCAACGCGGTCGACCACGGCGAGGGGCGGCCCATCGTCATCACGGTCGACAGCGACCGGGACGCCGTCGCGCTCGCCGTCCGCGACTACGGCGTCGGCATGACGCACGAGGAGATGGGCCACGTCTTCGACCGCTTCTGGCGGGCGGATCCGTCGCGCCAGCGCACCACGGGCGGCACGGGCCTCGGCCTGGCCATCTCCCTGGAGGACACGAACCTGCACCACGGCTGGCTGCAGCTGTGGTCGCGGCCGGGCGAGGGATCCTGCTTCCGGCTGACCCTGCCCCGGCGGCCGGACGTCCCCCTCGAGGGCTCGCCCGTCGCCCTGCCGCCCGACGACCCCGCGGACGACCGCGCCGACGAGGAGGACGCCCGTGTCCCCAGCACCTGA